The following is a genomic window from Aquila chrysaetos chrysaetos chromosome 2, bAquChr1.4, whole genome shotgun sequence.
TGTCCACACCTGTCCTTTATGTAAAGCTGAATCAAGGTTAAAGGAATGCTTTCCACCTTTATGCCGTCGTTCAAAGAGGCTAGAAAGGCAAACAGAACAATGTTTTTGGCTCCGGTGAGCATTTCTGCATTGGAGGGCAGGCTCAGGCTCAGAAATTCTTGGGACCCAGTTCAAGCACGGCCCAACGTTTGTTACTGTTAATTGCAACTGTGCTGTCGGCTTTGATTACCGGATGTTTCATTTGAGTGGCTTCTTGGTGTTTTGGCAAAAAGAAAGTCAAAGTGGTTTATGCAAGGGTATGCTTTCCAAGCTCCTGTTGACTTGAATAGGACTTGTGCAGCTAAATACCtacatagtattttaaaaatggaagtgcTGGCATGACTGAAGCATGTATAAATTAAATTCAGCAAGATCTCAGGGGACTGCTGCATGAagtatacaaaaatataaaatgaaagagtgAAAATGACACTGAAGCTTCTTGCAGGTGCCTTGTAAAACCTACcacactgcattttctttgttttttgtctGGAGTCATAAATCCCTTGAAACAAGTTCCTTTTTGTGGAACAAACACGTGAAAGGATTTGGATCCTTATGCATCATAAAGGAAGGTTTTATTTGCAAGTTAGAGGATATAAACGTATATAGCACCAATGCGTATGTGTGATATTTGTCATACATGTTAAGTGAATAAGTGTGGTGAGTAAATGTGCTGTTCAACAATTTATATCAGTCAATACATTGCAATTAAGTCcttctttcagaaatgccaAGGAGGAAATGTGTTAGCAAAATAAAGTGCATGCCAACTGTATTTAAATGTTCTCCGCTGTATTATTTTTTGagtgttctttctgtttttcttttataggtAAAGATGAGCCTTCAAGCTATATTTGCACAACATGCAAGCAGCCTTTTAATAGTGCTTGGTTCTTGCTTCAGCATGCCCAGAACACACATGGATTCCGCATCTACCTGGAAACAAGCCCTTCAAACAGTTCCCTTACTCCACGCATCaccatccctcctcctctgggACCGGAGACTGTTGCACAGTCCCCGCTGATGAATTTCCTTGGAGACAACAACCCTTTCAATCTTTTGCGGATGACAGGACCCATCTTGCGCGAACACCCTGGCTTTGGTGAGGGTCGGCTCCCAAACACGCCTCCACTGTTCAGCCCACCGCCTCGTCATCATCTGGATCCACATCGCCTTAGTGCCGAAGAAATGGGGTTAGTTGCCCAGCATCCCAGTGCCTTTGACAGAGTTATGCGTTTAAACCCCATGGCAATTGAGTCCCCAGCGATGGATTTCTCCAGAAGGCTTCGAGAGCTGGCAGGAAACAGTTCCACCCCTCCGCCAGTCTCACCCAGTCGCACCAACCCTATGCATCGCCTGTTGAATCCTTTCCAGCCGAGTCCTAAATCACCTTTTTTGAGCACCCCACCACTGCCCCCCATGCCCCCCAGCAGCACTACGCCTCCCCAGCCTCAGGCCAAGAGCAAGTCCTGTGAATTTTGTGGGAAAACATTCAAGTTCCAGAGTAACCTTATTGTGCACCGGCGCAGTCACACAGGAGAAAAGCCCTACAAGTGTCAGCTCTGTGACCACGCTTGCTCCCAGGCCAGCAAGCTAAAACGCCACATGAAAACGCATATGCATAAAGCTGGCTCCATGACGGGCAGGTCAGACGATGGACTATCCACCACTAGCTCCCCAGAGCCGGGCACAAGCGAGCTCACTGGAGAGGGACTGAAATCCAGTGAGGCAGATTTCAGGAACGAGAGCGATCCTTCCCTGGGCCATGAcaatgaagaagaggaagaggaggaggaggaggaagaggagctcgAAAATGAGAGCCGGCCAGAGTCGAGCTTCAGTATGGACTCAGAGCTGAGTCGTAACCGAGAAAACGGCTCCAAGTCGCTGCCGGATGAGAAATCCCTCGTCCTGGGAAAAGTCATCGAGAATGTAAGTCTAGGTGCCATCCAGCAATATAACGACATGctagctgaaaaacagaagaggagtAGCTTCATGAAAAGGTCTTCTGACCAGCGAGACTTGTGTCCCCGAGACCTCTGTCAGAGAGATCCAGGCGACGAGGACTCAGTGGTGGGAGAGCTGGACCGCACTGAGGAAGGGACGGTCAACGGAAGAAACTTTGGCCCGGGTGAACCCTTCCCAAACTTGTTCCCCCGCAAGCCGACGCCTATCACGAGCCCCAGTTTAAACAATTCCTCTAAAAGAATAAAGGTAGAGAAAGATTTGGACTTGCCACCAGCAACGATAATACCTTCCGAAAACGTTTACTCCCAGTGGCTGGTAGGGTACGCAGCATCACGGCACTTCATGAAGGATCCGTTCCTCGGATTCACAGACTCCCGACAATCCCCCTTCGCGACCTCTTCCGAGCACTCGTCGGAGAACGGGAGCCTGCGTTTCTCCACCCCGCCAGGGGACATGCTGGACGGGGGGCTCTCAGGGCGCAGCGGCACGGCGAGCGGAGGCAGCACCCCCCACATCAGCGGTCCCGGCCCCGGGCGACCCAGTTCGAAGGAAGGGCGCAGGAGCGATACATGTGAGTACTGTGGCAAGGTCTTTAAGAACTGCAGCAATTTGACGGTGCACCGTCGGAGCCACACTGGAGAGCGGCCTTACAAATGCGAGCTCTGCAACTATGCATGTGCCCAGAGCAGTAAGCTGACGCGCCATATGAAAACGCATGGCCAGATAGGGAAGGAGGTCTACCGCTGCGACATTTGCCAGATGCCCTTCAGTGTTTACAGCACCCTggagaaacacatgaaaaagtGGCATGGAGAACATTTGCTGACAAATGACGTCAAAATTGAGCAGGCAGAAAGAAGCTAaggccccccaccccccgcccccgctaGGTTAAATTTCAGGGGTCTAggtaacattttatttgtacAGTTTAACTATTGCCAACTGAGAAAAGATGACCTAACTTGCCTCCGTAAACATAACTTAGCATAACTATGGTAGGTGCCAGACTTTGGCACTTAAATATAACCTGTGTCTACAAAGTTCTATTAAACCCGAGGGTTGATTAAGGCAGTAAAAATTGTGGAGCCTTTTAACTGTGcaataatttctgtatttattgggtttttgtaattttttggCATGTGcaggtacttttttttattctttctgtttaaatttcttttaaaattttgttgggtatccctttttaattttaccCAGTCGTAGCCTGAGATTACTTGCATTGTAGGGGAGAaacatatcttttaaaattataatttttggGCCGCTGCTTTGTTGAAATTTAAGCTAAGTGTGTGTAATTTCTTGTGAAGAAGCCAGCATTTGAacagaaatcttcctttttttttctttctttttttcttccctttcctcttcttaaataaCCTTGAAGattagggaaaacaaaattatacaGCGGATAACAATCTTTAAAATTAGCACTTTCTTTTGCAATTGGATCAAACATGTAGCGCTGACAATGTTGCTGACGATAGAGGCCTTTTCTAGATGGATTTCATCACTAAAGTTATGATAACAAAAAAGACATAGGTGTAGAAGGCAGCTACattccaaaaccagaaatgttctTAATTGTGCATTACTATCAGATAGTTCCTTCCTGTTGTTAAAAGCTATGGCAACATAATGGTGCCATTTTGTCACTTTTTGGAGTGTCTttcccacccccttcccctcctgccactCTTCCCAGAGACAGTGAAAGTACATCTTGAGTATTGTAACATTCTTTTCGAACCTTGGAGGAGTCAAATGctatcttttttaatttttaaactgcaaaatcaTAAATTTGAGTTCAGGACATCTACTTTAGTCCAGAGTTGTTGTAGTCAAAATAATTACTAGAGGATGGGAAAGTGtgaatttctgaatgaaaagcCTCAACTCATAGGCATTTCGTTTATGAATAGAAACATTAGAACTATCTTATATGATGTACAATGATGTTATTataaggaagggaaaaacaaattctAGTTTATTTACTTGTCTGGGCAAGATTCTGCTCCTACTGAAGTCGGTAAGAGTTTTCCCCTTGGCTTAATTAGGAACAGAATGGGATTGTATTCAGATAAAAGCATTACgacagaaaaaagtaaagaaaagaaaaatgcacctGCTCTACTTTCAAATTCCaaattttttaaagccttttatgACTAATATTAGCAAACAGTGGAGAATTATGGTTAGAGATTTTAATTATGTTGACCCGCActttaaagcttttgtttgtgGTTAAGAGAAAAATGGCTTCTCAACAAGAAATTACATCATATTCTTCTACTTGGCCCAAAGGTGGGTTAAACTGTAAGGGAACAGCTGAGATTAAGTGTCAGTGTTGCTAAGCATGGCATTCACAATACTGGcactataaagaaaaataaataaaaataatttattggaCAGTTTTTCTACTGCCATTCAATTTGACGTGAGTGCCTTGAAAACTGATCTTCCTATTTGAGTCTCTTGAGACAAATGCAAAACgtttttgtgaaatgaaaagacttttaaaaaaaaaaaaagtaaaacaagaaaagtacattctttagaaaaaaagagccacatttacttaaaaaaaaaattactggttGAAGATAGTGGACATGAAAATGCCATAAGACCCAATCAAATGAAGATGTATACCCAGCACAACTTCGGACATCCATTAGCTGAATtattctcagccttttttttttttcaggacaacGCTGCTTAGGAAATGGAATGGAAATGATTTACTGCTGAATTAAAACTCAAATGACACAAATTACAAGTTGTTATCAttgaatgagaaaaaacaattcAGGAACAAcggctaattttttttttaaagttaaatttagTGCACTCTGTCTTAAAATACGTTTACAGTATTGAATACATACAagggtaaaaaagaaattgtgtgtatgtgtgtttgagcaatcttttttttttcaaagtttgcttaataggttattaaaaaaaatgccataatGGCCATGtgtatattgttttcttttggtgacGGGGTTTtagtatatattatatatattaaaatttcttGATTACTGTAAAAGTGGACCAGTATTTGTAATAATGGAGAATGCCTGGGCAttttacaaaaccagaaagaaaaaaaaaaaaatcccttttcttttttccttgaaaatgttGCAGTAAAATTTAAATGGTGGGTCTATAAATTTGTTCTTGTCACTGTAACTGTAAAGTCTTGAGTtttagtaaatttttttctgccttgggTGTTGAATTTTTATTTCGAAAAATGTATAGAATCTTGTATTTGGGGATTAAAAGGTGATTGCTACACCATGTAGAAAAAGTAAGTAGAAAAAAGTGCTTAATATTGTtattgctttgcagaaaaaaaaaatcacgtttCTGACCTGtacctatttttctctttttttctccccttccccccttcccttccccttctggAATGGATATTGATATTGGTTGATTCATATGATGTAGgcacttgctgtatttttactgAAGCTTGTAATTTTTTAACTGTACGCTTGTCCTTTTAAAGGGATTTAATGTACCTTTTTGTTAgtgaatttggaaataaaaataaaaacaaacaaacaggctgccataatatatttttttaatttggcaggataaaatattgcaaaaataaaaaaaaatttgtatgtGAAGTCCTTATTGTACAGGAAAAAAGGGGGTTGTTAGACGACCTTTgagtaaaagaaacaaaacaaaataattaagtgcttttttatttttaatttttttgttgttgttgttcacaGATAATTTTagttgtatatatattttttttgtcagaaatggCCTACAAAAAAGTGCTGTTCCCACAGGGCTCTAAATAACTTCAAAGTTGCCTGGACCCCTTGCATCAAGGTTTTACCAGGTATGGTTGAACCAGGCTGGATGGTTATTGCCTATTcatgtgaaatgaaattctgtTCCCGTAAAGGTGTCTGGGGTGACAGCCCACAGCTTCCCCGCagatttgagagagagagaggagattTTTTCCGCCCCTTCTAAACAAGAAGATGTCCAACACATCTTCCCTGTCCTGGCCACCCCCCACCTCACTGCTCCCCACACCCTGCCACCGTCCTCTGGAAGAAAGTTGTTTTATAGCAAAAAGTGAGAGCTGTTGCTTCCACTTCGACATAAAATGGTAAAATGGTCTGCTGTTGGTACAGCTGTAACCAGGTTGAAGTAAAATTGGTCCAGGCAcagccctcctcttccctgtcaGAACAGGACCTACTCCGTGTACAGGTCTTGCCAGTCCATGTTTttagctgctttgctgctgttcacTCCTAATTGTACATTCCATAAATTTCTGAATGTTTGAGGGACTGGGATGAAATCCTgtgccttttcatttctctcttctttgcttttctttctctctctctctctcacactcTCTCCCTTTTGGGTCGAGGGGAAGACAGGTGGCAGAAGAGGCACTGAAGCTCTAGtgaaggggagaaggagaaaatgctCACCGCTCTTGCAGGAAGTGACGgtaaaacttaaaacaaaaacaacaacaaaaaaacctattGCCATGCCaaattcttctgctgctttcatcGGTGCAGAACTGCTGGAGCAATTGGAGAGGCATGGGTGTGACAGCAGGGAGAATTTGGTCCAGCTACCTAACAGATAGATATATGTCTTCCTGGCTTGAACAACGTACCCTTAAGACTTCTGGACAAATTCTGGATCTCAATTAAACTGATATAAATCAAGAATTATTCATCACTTTTAGTCCTGGATTACTCCAGTGTAGCTGAGGCTGCAATTTGGTCCCTTAAAGgcacattttcactttttggtGAAAATTCAGATCTCTGGCGTTAGTATAAATCCAGAGTCATGTCACAGAACTCAGCAGAATCCCTTGGACATGCATCAGTGTAATGAAGATCAGAAGTTAACGGCATATTTTCAGTCCACAATTTGTtgatttaagaaagaaattcacCTTTCATTTTAGTGTAAGTTGTTAGGAGCTCCAGTCTCCCTGTTGTTCTTAATTATCCAGGATAGCTAACACCAGCAGTTGTCTAATTTTGTGACTTAGATCACTGAAACTAACAATAAGTCACCCAAAAGCACAAGGGTTGTGTTTCTGCAGACTGTAGTGATAATGAAATGgccctccttttcttcttgcttagAAGAACTGTAGTTTACTAGGCCATAAGCACAATATAACATAGACATAAAACAGCTAGAATGCTGCCATAGTTCTTTTCAcaatttaaatagtttttttattattattttaaggttgaatttattacttttattgtGTCTAGTCCTGCTGCCTTTGAAGTCCAGAGCAAAACTCCAGTCAAATCCCTTGGCAACAGGACAGGTCCGAGAACCtggttttagaaagaaaaatactgatttttaaggaaagggtcaaaaaatcagcatttcatcCCAGTCCTATGTAAAAGACAGTCCAAGGTTTTGTTTATCACAGGCAAACTCATTTTTATGGTGCTCTTTGTATTTTAGAACTGCAAAGCAAAGTAACGTTGATTTAAGTTGTTTGCATTTGTACCGgcaaggcaaaatatttttattacctttttctATTACTTATTGTATGAGCTTTTGTTGTTTACTTGGAGGTTTTGTCTTTTACTACAAGTTTGGAACTATTTATTATTGCTTGGTATTTGTGCTCTGTTTAAAAAACgagagcactttttttttttattatggatAAAATGTTGAGATGGCTGGAGGTCATTTCAATATGGCttagtgaaatatttattgttcCTTTTATTCTCTGTACAAGATTTttggcctcttttttttcccttattgtCACAATGTTGAGTTCAGCATGTGTCTACCATTTCATTTGTACGCTCGTTCAAAACAACGTTTGTTCCAGTTtcaagttataaaaataaattggacaTTTGACTTGATCTCCAAATCttgtctttcctgtttttttgaaATTGAGGGGTGGGAAAGGGTAAAAAGAAGGGAGTGTGAAGTTGAAGCTTCAGTACAGATGATAGAGcttgtgctgtattttctgtcGATTCTCGTGGGAGTCGATCAGGAGAGAATTCTTGTTTGGGGAGGACATGTGAGCACCTGCATGATGCTAAGCAGATGCTCAAGTCCTGCTTACATCTCTTGGACTTAAATATAATGTCAAGTATTTCCTGAGTAGGGGTATTGAGAGAAAGTGGTAGAATAATGCTTGAAACGGTCAACTTTCTCATAGGAAATTATGTTACGTTTGGGCAATTAGCACAGTTTTCTGAAGATGGTGAGATGTGCTTTGCTCTTGTGTTCCTTTCCATCCTCATAAACTTAACTATGTGCTGTATGCACCTAAGTTCGTTAACGTGTTTTGCTTCTTGCATGCCAGTGCAAATAGGGAGAACGCTTACCAATTTAAGCAGGAGGTGAATTTGGGCCACAGACTGCGTAATACTATGTGAGAAGCACCAAAACGTAACTGCAGCTAAAcatctgctcctcctcctcagctaGGGACGAAGGCATGCACAGTTAAAGGCAGAATTTTGCACAATTTGCAGTTTGAGGATAAGAGCTGACAGCTACAGGCAGTTCACTGTCCTGATACTCTTTATCAAGCCAACCTGTTAGCAGATGCATGGAAATCTTAAATGAGAGAATTGTTATTCAAACCATTATTGGAAAGCTCAGTAAAGATTTGGAGTGTCGGAGACCAGATTCTGATTTCCTGGAGGCCCTGGTCCAGCAAACCATGTAACAGGCTTGTGATTCAAAGCAGGTGGGTAATTGAAATTCATTTCAAAGGAACTGCTCCTGGACTTTAAAGTATTTGGCTCAACTCAGAAGTCAGGAGGGGAAGCTAAGTGGTTTGTGGTACAGAAGAGCTCCTACAGATGGTCCCTTCCTGATCTCAGGCTCCCTGAATCTACAATCTAAATTTAGGTATGTGtgtaagtgctttgctggatcaAGGCTTCAGAGTGATATAAAAGTTACAGGCTTTGAAAAGTTGCACTCATGAAAAAccagtgaaaatgaaatcagaacCCGACGCTGACAATTATATTGGGCAATAGTTCACGCTGTAATTCCCAAAATGCCATGTTCATTTTGAATGCCTTCTGCAGTGAGCTGTAAAGGCTGTTACATTTTACTTCTAAATTTTGTAcagtttgcatttgaatggggTGTTTTTGACACCCCATAAACATGACTTCACTCTAGTGGAGCTTTACACTGCTGTGTCATTTTGTCAGCTTTAAAGGCATTGCAGGCCTTGCAGATGTTGATGCGATGTTTGAAGACTGagcggcagcagctgctgctgtgcaccCTGGCCTGTGGCCAGGAGGGTTTGAAGGTGCGAGGGGACTTTCCGTCCACTGCCTCTGCTAGGGGAGGTGGTATCTGCCCGGCACGGAGAAGCATGGACCTCCTAGAAGTAGTGATGCCTTAACTCATTACTGTTGGATCTGCTAGAGCTTGTCTGTCAGAGCCCTGATTACTCACATGTTGGCATGAGGGAAAAAGCCGGATTACGCCCTTTTGACAGAGGAAATGTGAGAAATCACACAAACAAGGCTGCAAACAACTAAATCCAAATGAGTCTCTCTGCAGCATCCTCGCGTTGGATATTCCTGTATCACACATGCTTGTGTAACCCAAGAAGAACTCTGTTATaatcaagaaaggaaaaacgTTTAGAAAAATCTTCGTGAAATCCAAATGAAACCAATGGAGTTCAAACTTTGGTATGAAAGGAGAGGTACTTTAAGTCAGCATTGTAGTTATTATAATGAAGAAATGTGTTATAAAGGTGATTTAATTTCTCAAGGGCCTTATTCCTCACACTGATTCTACACCATATTGCTTCTTTGGATTCAATAGATTTACTCCTGATTTACATAAGTATTCCATGGGATTGAATCTGGTTTAGTGGTTTTACATACAAAAAATTTACTTAAATGATCAGAACATATAACAGAATAGCAGTGGCCATTGAACTCTAACTCCATAATTTAGATGTTTCCATGAGAAAGTGGAGTCAAAGAGTTACATTTACCCTATCAAAGGACAGAAAGATACCATGTGAACTGTACGTCCAATTAAAACAGCCTGAAAACTcaaaatgaaaggcttgtgaACAGACCAATAATTATACACCAAAATCATTCaggaaataattctgaataatGAATATATTTGAGAAAATTGTGATCTATTTGCAGACAACTTGTAAGCAAAAAAGAGGCAACATTTGCCTAATAGTTGATTTGCTCTGAATTATTCTCCTAGCTCAGCTAAACACTGACCTTTAGCTACTCAATGACAACATGCATTTCACTGTCTGACAGATGACAGACTGTTCTCTGGGATCACACATGTTAGAGCTGGAAAAGACCTATTCACTCCTTTTGCCCATCCACTACCAATGCaagattatttctttcagtactTTTCCTAAACAGGATGTTATGCAGAACAGaatcaaatataattttatgcCTACCCATTGCAAAAAAATTTGCCTGGTAAGAAAAGATTCTTCAGCCACTTTTGTCACTGCCCATTTCCCCATGGGTTTAATCACAGGATATAACAATATGGTACTACATTTATTGAGAATGGACACATGCTTCAGGGCTTTGTTGGACTGTAGTTTGAGAGTGAGGCTAGTTCCAAAAGATATCCTAATTCTTCTATTTCCCATACTAATCAGGAGACCATTGCATTATACAGACAACGTACTGATTTACAGATTACTTTTTCTGCACAGAAGTTAGACGTAGGTTTCCTTTTATGTgtatcttttcatttatttcttattctgtCAGGATACCTGTGAAATACCTCCTGTGCAAGTGAAGACCACTTACGTATTTTCATGTAGATTTGGCAAGTGCCAGTGCTGATTATGGTAGAAGACATAGGTATCATCAGAAAACATCAAAGCTAATGAAAACGTGAAGGGAAACAATCATGTTTTAATGATTCCTATAAACTGGCTAGGAATTACAGGAATGCAAAAAATACACATTgctcttcaaaaatgttttaagcatAAAGAACGGATGTCCAATGACTAACAAGTTATATGTGTGAGTGTGCAAAAACTATGTATACATCTCTGCGTACATAACTTAGATTCAAATTTCAAGTGTACTTCTAGAAAGCTAAAGCATaatattgttttcattcaaatttcTCCTAATCAACAGGCAAGTGTAACTGAGCTAATTTTAGTCCACAGCACTATATCCTTAAGATTGCCAGTTACTTTAGCAAAGGTGATTTGAAATGGATATTACAGTGATAAATGAAGACCCCTTGCTTTCCCTCTAGAAATCACAATTGGAGTAGCCATTGCGTGCGGGCAATGTCCATCTATATAACATTTTACTAGACACTATTAAAATCCTTAAGATGCTGTTTTTTTACTAGAAACCAATAGATCATAAAGCAAAGTTCAGTGACTAGCCAGACTAATCTGGGGCATGTGAAGTTTCCACAGTACCAAAGTACCACTAGGAGGTATGtttataattctttttctcactatatttattaatttatatgaaaagaTGGATATAACACTACCTGTGTGTTTGAGGGATGTTGGGCTTCACTCGTCATAGTGCATGGGTCTTCCCACTGGTGTGAGATGGGGTGAGATGAGAGAAACCAAGATAAGTTATAAAAGCTGAGCAGACATGGAAACACTCCAGAACAAACTCTCATCATTTAACTCTCCATGATGTGACAGTGAGAATAATTTTTGGAGTGAAGCAGGAGGCCAAAGGAGTAAAGTCTTCATATGATATATTCCCAATGTGAACCATCAGCAAAATCAGGGAAAATTGATATTGATAACAATAGTAGTTTCTATTCAGGATGCGGCTGCAGCAATCTAATCGGAAACCAGGCACTTATCACAGAATACTTTGACTTCTTAGCAATGATGTAACATAATGCAGCTTCACTGAGAAAAGCACTATTCCTGCAAAATACCCCCAAATGACTGACAGAACGAATTGATGCAATTACAAAATtagaagaggagagggaaggagatgtTAAGAGATATaaacaagggagaaaataatgtttcacATGGTAATAATGTTCAGAAAAAAGTAATGTGTTGGAGGATCATTGATGAATCAAGCCTGTTAGACATTTCAAAATACCTAAGTGAAATGGGAGTTTAAATCCTATTTTAGAGGTAACTTGAGTTCTAAGATCTAATGATTTTTAACAAGCCTTGCATTTCcaaatggcttttgaaaataaGGCAGTGGTCCAAAGGTGTTTTAGAAAAACAGTCTCCTGTCATAGATATTA
Proteins encoded in this region:
- the BCL11B gene encoding B-cell lymphoma/leukemia 11B isoform X1 is translated as MSRRKQGNPQHLSQREIITPEADHVEPALADEDESLAIAEPGGISITAGGTDPDLLTCGQCQMNFPLGDILVFIEHKRKQCNGTGGACYEKSMDKSSPPPSSRAELRKVSEPVEIGIQVTPDEEDRLLTPTKGICPKQENIAGPSRPANLPGAPIAASSHPHTSVITSPLRALASLPPCLSLPCCGARAVSVGGTQTEIQTETSGTFGCHCQLSGKDEPSSYICTTCKQPFNSAWFLLQHAQNTHGFRIYLETSPSNSSLTPRITIPPPLGPETVAQSPLMNFLGDNNPFNLLRMTGPILREHPGFGEGRLPNTPPLFSPPPRHHLDPHRLSAEEMGLVAQHPSAFDRVMRLNPMAIESPAMDFSRRLRELAGNSSTPPPVSPSRTNPMHRLLNPFQPSPKSPFLSTPPLPPMPPSSTTPPQPQAKSKSCEFCGKTFKFQSNLIVHRRSHTGEKPYKCQLCDHACSQASKLKRHMKTHMHKAGSMTGRSDDGLSTTSSPEPGTSELTGEGLKSSEADFRNESDPSLGHDNEEEEEEEEEEEELENESRPESSFSMDSELSRNRENGSKSLPDEKSLVLGKVIENVSLGAIQQYNDMLAEKQKRSSFMKRSSDQRDLCPRDLCQRDPGDEDSVVGELDRTEEGTVNGRNFGPGEPFPNLFPRKPTPITSPSLNNSSKRIKVEKDLDLPPATIIPSENVYSQWLVGYAASRHFMKDPFLGFTDSRQSPFATSSEHSSENGSLRFSTPPGDMLDGGLSGRSGTASGGSTPHISGPGPGRPSSKEGRRSDTCEYCGKVFKNCSNLTVHRRSHTGERPYKCELCNYACAQSSKLTRHMKTHGQIGKEVYRCDICQMPFSVYSTLEKHMKKWHGEHLLTNDVKIEQAERS
- the BCL11B gene encoding B-cell lymphoma/leukemia 11B isoform X2: MSRRKQGNPQHLSQREIITQADHVEPALADEDESLAIAEPGGISITAGGTDPDLLTCGQCQMNFPLGDILVFIEHKRKQCNGTGGACYEKSMDKSSPPPSSRAELRKVSEPVEIGIQVTPDEEDRLLTPTKGICPKQENIAGPSRPANLPGAPIAASSHPHTSVITSPLRALASLPPCLSLPCCGARAVSVGGTQTEIQTETSGTFGCHCQLSGKDEPSSYICTTCKQPFNSAWFLLQHAQNTHGFRIYLETSPSNSSLTPRITIPPPLGPETVAQSPLMNFLGDNNPFNLLRMTGPILREHPGFGEGRLPNTPPLFSPPPRHHLDPHRLSAEEMGLVAQHPSAFDRVMRLNPMAIESPAMDFSRRLRELAGNSSTPPPVSPSRTNPMHRLLNPFQPSPKSPFLSTPPLPPMPPSSTTPPQPQAKSKSCEFCGKTFKFQSNLIVHRRSHTGEKPYKCQLCDHACSQASKLKRHMKTHMHKAGSMTGRSDDGLSTTSSPEPGTSELTGEGLKSSEADFRNESDPSLGHDNEEEEEEEEEEEELENESRPESSFSMDSELSRNRENGSKSLPDEKSLVLGKVIENVSLGAIQQYNDMLAEKQKRSSFMKRSSDQRDLCPRDLCQRDPGDEDSVVGELDRTEEGTVNGRNFGPGEPFPNLFPRKPTPITSPSLNNSSKRIKVEKDLDLPPATIIPSENVYSQWLVGYAASRHFMKDPFLGFTDSRQSPFATSSEHSSENGSLRFSTPPGDMLDGGLSGRSGTASGGSTPHISGPGPGRPSSKEGRRSDTCEYCGKVFKNCSNLTVHRRSHTGERPYKCELCNYACAQSSKLTRHMKTHGQIGKEVYRCDICQMPFSVYSTLEKHMKKWHGEHLLTNDVKIEQAERS
- the BCL11B gene encoding B-cell lymphoma/leukemia 11B isoform X3, which encodes MSRRKQGNPQHLSQREIITPEADHVEPALADEDESLAIAEPGGISITAGGTDPDLLTCGQCQMNFPLGDILVFIEHKRKQCNGTGGACYEKSMDKSSPPPSSRAELRKVSEPVEIGIQVTPDEEDRLLTPTKGICPKQENIAGKDEPSSYICTTCKQPFNSAWFLLQHAQNTHGFRIYLETSPSNSSLTPRITIPPPLGPETVAQSPLMNFLGDNNPFNLLRMTGPILREHPGFGEGRLPNTPPLFSPPPRHHLDPHRLSAEEMGLVAQHPSAFDRVMRLNPMAIESPAMDFSRRLRELAGNSSTPPPVSPSRTNPMHRLLNPFQPSPKSPFLSTPPLPPMPPSSTTPPQPQAKSKSCEFCGKTFKFQSNLIVHRRSHTGEKPYKCQLCDHACSQASKLKRHMKTHMHKAGSMTGRSDDGLSTTSSPEPGTSELTGEGLKSSEADFRNESDPSLGHDNEEEEEEEEEEEELENESRPESSFSMDSELSRNRENGSKSLPDEKSLVLGKVIENVSLGAIQQYNDMLAEKQKRSSFMKRSSDQRDLCPRDLCQRDPGDEDSVVGELDRTEEGTVNGRNFGPGEPFPNLFPRKPTPITSPSLNNSSKRIKVEKDLDLPPATIIPSENVYSQWLVGYAASRHFMKDPFLGFTDSRQSPFATSSEHSSENGSLRFSTPPGDMLDGGLSGRSGTASGGSTPHISGPGPGRPSSKEGRRSDTCEYCGKVFKNCSNLTVHRRSHTGERPYKCELCNYACAQSSKLTRHMKTHGQIGKEVYRCDICQMPFSVYSTLEKHMKKWHGEHLLTNDVKIEQAERS